Below is a window of Rhodamnia argentea isolate NSW1041297 chromosome 11, ASM2092103v1, whole genome shotgun sequence DNA.
ttttaaaaagaaataattacgGCTTGCAGCAACGAGGTTGGGGGATGGCCTGCTGGGGTGGCCGAGCCCTAGCCGGTGGTTGGCGGGGGGCTTTGGCAGCGAGCGCTCGCCGTTGCCAagccctttcctttcctttcctttcctttttttttttttttactttttgttttaattttttagtttatttttcaatttttattttttaatatatatatttttaacttttagcttCTATTATTGCTTAGTGGATCCTCCGGCGAGCAAATGGGTGAAGAGTTCCAACCAAGCAAACCAGAGTTGATACTTCaatgattgtttttcaaaaaaagtcggcacttaagtgagctaGACAAAAACTTAGGAACTAAaatgagcgccatacacaaattttggcacttctagtgttctttttctctttattgtCATTATTATGTCTCGGCTTATTTCCTATGAATGGTCACTTTTCCAGATTTTGATTGTCGGCTGCCTTGTTATTTGAGTTGATGACTTGGATGCATAGATATTATCCGTCATTGGAGTGTTTACGATAGAATCCTTCTAACCCTCTTATTGTATGGTCTTATCATAGCAAATTCTTTCTCCTGGCTGCATGCTTCAGGAAACTGACTTGTTTGATGAGCTGGATAAACTTCACCCATGTTTCAATCCGTCGTATTCTGTTGTTATTTTGTGTCTGACTGGTTCTGGAAGTTTGTGAATTCACATTCCATGCAAGCAACTGGATGACCTGAATGTTTTGTGAGAGATGTTCTTCATATATTATGAGGATTCATGCCTGTTAATCCTTGGATCACCTTCTCTACAGCTACCTCGTGCTGACGAATCAGACCACATATGAACTTGTCAGACGTAGACGCATCCCATACCTCAGGTAAGTTATTCACTGCTGCAGTGTTTTGGCATGTTTACTAAATCTCCATCCAATGGTTTAGAGTTATTGGCTAAGAGAGGCTTGTTTACAATTTAGTTCACTAGGCAATACCTATCTTTTACACTTGATCAATatgttgtttttccttttaatctTCTCTCCTTCAGTTACATTCTAAATGAAGATGCTTGACATAAGGATTCTCTGGTAAAGATAATGGTATAAGGACAgtaagtgccaaaagtttcttatggcgcttactttagtgccaaaagtttttttccggctcacttaagtgtcaaatcggagaacaAACAGTCATTTAAGTGCTTTTAGAGACAAATTCCAGCTAAAATTATTATGTGGCTTTTTtatgaaaaaggcaaaaaagaaagtcCATGTGGACTATGAGGTGGCCTTTAATCTCAAACGATGCCGCACTAAAGCagtttaatctctctctctctctctctctctctctctctctcacatattCAAGCCCTCATGGCAATCGAACCGTCAGGCGCTATGACCACTGAATCTTGCAAATCTCACAGTTCGAGACGTTGGTTTCAAAGCGAAATTCATCCTCCAAGTCGGACGATGCGACTGCAGTGAGGTGGAGTAGGGTTCGACTGGGCCAGAGGGATAGAGACTCCTAGGCCTTGTACATTCGTCCCAGCTTGCTGGAGATGAAGAGCGAGAGGATGGAAAATCGTGCTAGGGTTCACGAGTTCCTTCGCGGGATTGTGATTGTCCCCGACAAGCTCGATGGGCTGGAGCTCGACTGGCTGGAGCTTCTGGTCACGATCGAGGTCATGAAGGagcaaattgattttcttccaAAATTGGGACTCACGATTGAGGACATCAATGACTATCCTCTGGTCCTGAGTTGCAGCATGAAAAAGAACATGATTCTGGAGTTGGATCGCCTCGGCAAGTTAGGCGTTCCACAATTTCAAAGCAAAGAATTAGGGTTTATATTTGGAATTAAGAGTTTGACAAATCTCCTTGGAGATTTGAAATCCACTTTTGCATGCAATTCTTTTGAGAATTAGGGAAATTTGGGAAAATGTTAGATAGTCTGATTTAGGGTTTTGAATTGGGGCAAAACATGTAGACATTGTTTAGGGGTATATATGCTAACTAGGCATGCCGATGAGCCACATCAGCcggagaaattaataaaatatggcCCAAATTGAAATTAGCACTtcggtgatcattttttttttttttttcaaatggcacttaagtgatccaaaaaaaaattttggcaccaaagtgagcattgtacgaaacttttgacacttctagtgttttTATTCCGAAGATAATGTATAATCTAAGATtcatgtgaagaaaattttcaaggGCATGTATGTTAGCCAATCTATGTTCTTCATGTAAGTGTTGAACAAAACATGAAATGACAGCATTTGCTTGCCTCCCTGTAAGTTGCTGAAAATTCTCTTTGACAAACCCATCATAGAGATTATGCTTAGAGTAGCTAATCATAATTGCCCAAATTTGTAAGGTGCACTAATCATGAATTTAGAGCTCTCACCTAGTTCGTCTTGTGAATTTGCAGAGGAATTCCTGAAGGACTGTTTCCTTTTAGTAAAGGTGTATGCAGAAACTTGTACAGATTCTGTTGTGCTCAAAGCAGCATTTACAATATGGAAACACTGCCCACGGCTCTCGAACTTGAAGAGAAGTTGAGACCATACAGTTGCTTGGATGTTCTAATGTGCCGTTGCTGCTAAGGTTTCGACGTATTTACAATACAGCTCAGCCATTTTTCTCTGTGCATATTGTACAGTTCAGATGCTGGCATGCACATTGTCAAATTGCTTATAAGAGCTTGTTTGTTGATCTTTTGATGGTACATAGAAAATGCTTTGCAGGGGGGTGTTtggtttttctttcatttggccCTGTAAAATTTTCGTAATAGTGTCTCACCAAAGGTCGCCAAGAGAATTGGGGATTGGGGAAGATAGTTCATTACAACTTCCTTATCTTGAAATCAATCCATTCACATATCAGTCCTAAAGAAACATAATACAACCACTGTTGTGGTTTTCCCTCCAAACGTGGCTTCTTCAACAAAAGGCAGCGAACCTCTACCTGCACACTTCAAAGTAGCTATATCGCAGCACTCTCGAGGCTTTCTAGTGAGGCTTGAAGAAGCTCACTTTAATGCCCGTGTCTATCACGACGTAGAGCCCGGCAGCAATCAGCAAGATGCTCAGCAGCATCCCCAGGGTCCCCAAGACCCAGTTGAGCCACCACATTGAACTGTATTTCTTTGGTTTCTTCATCTTCAGCCACATAAAGCACGGATATGCCAGAGTAACAGGCAGCGCGACCCCTCCAATCAACCCAGCCATGCTCCCCAGGAATGGGATTGCCACCGCCACGAAGAAGCAACCGAACCCGAACATGGCCCGGAAGATTGACCGAagccaccacgggcatggctgCTTCTTCCTGCTGGTGTACTTTGACTCCATGTCGTCGAACATGGGCATGCCGTAGATTTGGAAAGAGCTCAAAGCGTTGATTATCACGAACAAGCTCGTCATTCCCAACACAAACCGAGAGATGTTGTGGTAATGGAACTGGTAAAGGGCCGTGAGCATCCCACCGTTTACAGGTATCTGTTGAAAGAGCACACttttttaactcatatttaacGGGGAATCGATTCAGTACAATCGAACTGAAGTCATTCTGCAGCTGAAAAACCCTAAAGTTTGAGCCTCACCAAGTGGCCATAAGCCCAGTAACCACCAATTGCTAGTGGGAACAAGCACATTGCGATGAGCGTATATGAAACCCTCACTCCTTTCCACATCGGCACATGTGCAGGAAGCTTCTCAGTTGACGGCATAGTCGACTGCACAACAGAGAGATTTCACGCTTTAAGGTGAGAATTAGAACACCATCCGCTTTCTTTGATCGAAAGAAATGGAAGGGACAAATCAGTCTTCAAAGGCCTAACAGCTAGTTTGAGAATCAATCAATGGATCTTTAAGTCAAGCAAAGCTTTCCAGGAAGTCTAGTACATGGATTACAGTGAAATAGCCGCTGACCTGAATCTCAAGTACGAGGTTGTGGCCTCGGAAGGCAAAGGAAATAATCCCAAGTGCATTAAGCACACTGTTCACTTGCTGAAAACGAGTCCCGGTTTTGACTGGTTTGTAAGACACTCCCGGAAGCCTGCCCTCTGCTACGGACACCGCCCATATGGTCGTACAGTACCCGATGGCTGTTATCGCTCCAATCAGGGAGACTCCAGCAATCGAGTTCAAGTTGGGCAGCTGCGAAAGCACAACCGCCCCACAACTGAAGACCAGGTACCACTCCACCGTCGTCAGAGGGGTCTTCGCGGCACATGCGGCGGTCCCGCAGACGATCTGGTAGAAGAGCTTGGATGTGGATCCGCCGATGATGATCAGCGCCACACAAGTGCCGCCTACAGTTAGGCCACAACATATGCACGATAGTTCTGGTCAGTACATGCCTAGTTGATGTCCAAGACCACGTCCCTGAGGTCGCGATCGATCAACACGCATTGTGACATATCGGAACGGCGAGATAACGCAATATGAAGTTTCTATTATATCCAACCAGTCACTAAACGGTTACCTGATAAGTACATGATTGGAAATAAGCCAAGCAATTTCCCAAGCCTCTCACCTGCGATGGCGAAAACACAAACTTAGAACAAGATCCTTAAGTAAAACAAAGCGAGTTATTCGGATCGAGGCGATTAAGAAGAGTCTGAAATGAATAGTATGGAAGCACGAACCGAAAGCAGCAGTGCAGAGCTGGATGTATCGGTTGTACCGCATCCCAGTTTCCGGGAATTCATGAAGCTGGACTAACAACCACAGTGTGTAGAGCTGCCATACAAATGCCAAAGTCAACCCTATTATTCCCCATGTCCTGAAAAAACGCAGTTCATTCATCAGGTCCACACGAACGGAAAAGCTTATGTGTAGATGAAAATCAACTGACCCTCATGAGGTTATGCTTGTAAGATCATATAAGAATTCAAGACTCGATTGGTGCTAACTTCATAGCAAGAAAGACTGGATCAAGGTAATGATACGCGCTGATACCGCCACGACTATGCCTGAACGTATGAGGGGTAGTTTTTACAGTGTGGGCTTGTGAGCTGGATGGCTCGAGCATGACGGTGTGAGCGAGCTCGACTTGGACACGACACATGTGGTCAATAACCATGGAGCCACTCACGACAGTAAACAAAACTAGCAGCTTGAGTTCATACTCGACATTGATCTCACTTCAAGATGTCCTAGTTTTGGTGGGCGTGTATAATTTTTACCAGCCAAGTATAGTGAAGGCCACAGGAAGAACCAGAGCTTGGATGCCAATCCCAGAGCAGAGTGTGTGAAAAGCAGCATAGTATTTGTTGCCATTCCTTGACTCTGTTATGGGCAGCCAAGCGTCTTGTGGGTCGAGCTTCGTGAGGCGAAGCGCCTTCCTCATGGGGCTTCCCAGAGGAGTCAGGAACCTCGGCGTGAGAGACAGTCTCGGCGTTCTTGGCGTTTTCGGTGTTTTGGGGGTCTTGCTAGAGGTTACTGCC
It encodes the following:
- the LOC115736317 gene encoding lysine histidine transporter-like 8, which produces MADASEINPAPPATVPRAPSTRPAPPPPISCPPSQFNPTTVHPNPNAEAVTSSKTPKTPKTPRTPRLSLTPRFLTPLGSPMRKALRLTKLDPQDAWLPITESRNGNKYYAAFHTLCSGIGIQALVLPVAFTILGWTWGIIGLTLAFVWQLYTLWLLVQLHEFPETGMRYNRYIQLCTAAFGERLGKLLGLFPIMYLSGGTCVALIIIGGSTSKLFYQIVCGTAACAAKTPLTTVEWYLVFSCGAVVLSQLPNLNSIAGVSLIGAITAIGYCTTIWAVSVAEGRLPGVSYKPVKTGTRFQQVNSVLNALGIISFAFRGHNLVLEIQSTMPSTEKLPAHVPMWKGVRVSYTLIAMCLFPLAIGGYWAYGHLIPVNGGMLTALYQFHYHNISRFVLGMTSLFVIINALSSFQIYGMPMFDDMESKYTSRKKQPCPWWLRSIFRAMFGFGCFFVAVAIPFLGSMAGLIGGVALPVTLAYPCFMWLKMKKPKKYSSMWWLNWVLGTLGMLLSILLIAAGLYVVIDTGIKVSFFKPH